One stretch of Rhinolophus ferrumequinum isolate MPI-CBG mRhiFer1 chromosome 3, mRhiFer1_v1.p, whole genome shotgun sequence DNA includes these proteins:
- the TCTE1 gene encoding dynein regulatory complex subunit 5 isoform X1, protein MQESLATPAPSTPSLSFMSIQDQPSTTGEVLSSSPQLSKPSVPPPVKSRGPNSGAGARWMRRIIAEDAEWSLAIVPLLTELCIQNIVKNFQNNPILTQLLPEHQQKVLNYLSPDLPLAVTANLIHDESYWRRCCMHRWPVCHVDSHGGSWKCMFFERHLENLLKHFIPGTTDPAVILDLLPLCRNYVHRLRVDQFLPPVRLPPPPRSEYQSDSGSEGETEEPTRDHYQLNDLVAGLSQLEELDLVYRVKDCGMNFEWNLFLFTYRDCHSLAATIKACHTLKVFRLTRSKVDDDKARILIRSLLDHPALEELDLSHNLIGDRGVRAAAKLLSHSRLRVLNLANNQVRAPGAQTLAHALAHNTSLLSLNLRLNCIEDEGGQALAHALQTNKCLTTLHLGGNELSEPTATLLSQVLSVNTTLTSINLSCNHIGLDGGKQLLEGMSDNRTLLEFDLRLSDVAQESEYLIGQALCANREAARQRGLNASHFMSPLTAKGPENPSR, encoded by the exons ATGCAGGAATCCCTAGCAACACCAGCACCCTCAACTCCCAGCCTGTCCTTCATGTCCATCCAGGACCAACCCTCCACTACAGGTGAAGTTTTGAGCTCAAGTCCACAGCTCTCAAAGCCCTCAGTCCCACCCCCTGTGAAGTCCAGGGGCCCGAATTCTGGGGCTGGTGCACGTTGGATGCGCAGGATTATCGCCGAGGATGCTGAGTGGTCACTGGCCATTGTGCCCCTGCTCACAGAGCTCTGCATTCAGAACATTGTCAAGAACTTCCAGA ACAACCCCATCCTGACGCAGCTGCTCCCAGAGCACCAGCAGAAGGTCCTGAACTACCTGTCTCCTGACCTGCCACTGGCTGTGACCGCCAACCTGATCCACGACGAGAGCTACTGGCGCCGCTGCTGCATGCATCGCTGGCCTGTGTGCCACGTGGACAGCCACGGCGGCAGCTGGAAGTGTATGTTCTTCGAGCGGCACCTGGAGAACCTGCTGAAGCACTTCATCCCAGGCACCACGGACCCCGCGGTGATCCTGGACCTGCTGCCGCTCTGCAGGAACTACGTGCACAGGCTGCGTGTGGATCAGTTCCTTCCGCCCGTGCGTCTGCCTCCCCCGCCGCGGAGTGAGTACCAGTCCGACTCCGGCAGCGAGGGAGAGACGGAGGAGCCCACCAGGGACCACTACCAGCTGAATGACCTGGTGGCTGGCCTGAGCCAGTTGGAGGAGCTGGACCTGGTGTACCGTGTCAAGGACTGTGGCATGAATTTCGAGTGGAACCTCTTCCTCTTCACCTACCGTGACTGCCACTCCCTGGCGGCTACCATCAAGGCATGCCACACTCTCAAG GTCTTCAGGTTGACCCGAAGCAAGGTGGACGACGACAAGGCACGCATCCTCATCCGCAGCCTCCTGGACCACCCGGCCCTCGAGGAGCTGGACCTGTCACACAACCTCATTGGGGACCGTGGTGTGCGCGCGGCCGCCAAGCTGCTGAGCCACAGCCGCCTGCGTGTGCTCAACCTGGCCAACAACCAGGTGCGGGCACCCGGTGCCCAGACACTGGCTCATGCCCTGGCACACAACACCAGCCTCCTTTCCCTCAACCTGCGCCTCAATTGCATAGAGGACGAAGGCGGCCAGGCACTTGCCCACGCCTTGCAGACCAACAAGTGCCTCACCACGCTGCACCTTGGCGGCAACGAGCTGTCGGAGCCCACGGCCACGCTGCTCTCCCAGGTGCTGTCCGTCAACACCACGCTCACCAGCATCAACCTGTCCTGCAACCACATAGGACTG GATGGTGGGAAGCAGCTCTTGGAAGGCATGTCAGACAACAGGACTCTGCTGGAGTTTGACTTGCGCCTGTCTGATGTGGCCCAGGAGAGCGAGTACCTCATTGGACAGGCTCTCTGTGCCAATCGTGAAGCAGCCCGCCAGAGGGGCTTGAATGCCAGCCACTTCATGTCCCCACTCACTGCCAAGGGCCCTGAGAACCCTTCAAGATAA
- the TCTE1 gene encoding dynein regulatory complex subunit 5 isoform X2: MQESLATPAPSTPSLSFMSIQDQPSTTDNPILTQLLPEHQQKVLNYLSPDLPLAVTANLIHDESYWRRCCMHRWPVCHVDSHGGSWKCMFFERHLENLLKHFIPGTTDPAVILDLLPLCRNYVHRLRVDQFLPPVRLPPPPRSEYQSDSGSEGETEEPTRDHYQLNDLVAGLSQLEELDLVYRVKDCGMNFEWNLFLFTYRDCHSLAATIKACHTLKVFRLTRSKVDDDKARILIRSLLDHPALEELDLSHNLIGDRGVRAAAKLLSHSRLRVLNLANNQVRAPGAQTLAHALAHNTSLLSLNLRLNCIEDEGGQALAHALQTNKCLTTLHLGGNELSEPTATLLSQVLSVNTTLTSINLSCNHIGLDGGKQLLEGMSDNRTLLEFDLRLSDVAQESEYLIGQALCANREAARQRGLNASHFMSPLTAKGPENPSR; this comes from the exons ATGCAGGAATCCCTAGCAACACCAGCACCCTCAACTCCCAGCCTGTCCTTCATGTCCATCCAGGACCAACCCTCCACTACAG ACAACCCCATCCTGACGCAGCTGCTCCCAGAGCACCAGCAGAAGGTCCTGAACTACCTGTCTCCTGACCTGCCACTGGCTGTGACCGCCAACCTGATCCACGACGAGAGCTACTGGCGCCGCTGCTGCATGCATCGCTGGCCTGTGTGCCACGTGGACAGCCACGGCGGCAGCTGGAAGTGTATGTTCTTCGAGCGGCACCTGGAGAACCTGCTGAAGCACTTCATCCCAGGCACCACGGACCCCGCGGTGATCCTGGACCTGCTGCCGCTCTGCAGGAACTACGTGCACAGGCTGCGTGTGGATCAGTTCCTTCCGCCCGTGCGTCTGCCTCCCCCGCCGCGGAGTGAGTACCAGTCCGACTCCGGCAGCGAGGGAGAGACGGAGGAGCCCACCAGGGACCACTACCAGCTGAATGACCTGGTGGCTGGCCTGAGCCAGTTGGAGGAGCTGGACCTGGTGTACCGTGTCAAGGACTGTGGCATGAATTTCGAGTGGAACCTCTTCCTCTTCACCTACCGTGACTGCCACTCCCTGGCGGCTACCATCAAGGCATGCCACACTCTCAAG GTCTTCAGGTTGACCCGAAGCAAGGTGGACGACGACAAGGCACGCATCCTCATCCGCAGCCTCCTGGACCACCCGGCCCTCGAGGAGCTGGACCTGTCACACAACCTCATTGGGGACCGTGGTGTGCGCGCGGCCGCCAAGCTGCTGAGCCACAGCCGCCTGCGTGTGCTCAACCTGGCCAACAACCAGGTGCGGGCACCCGGTGCCCAGACACTGGCTCATGCCCTGGCACACAACACCAGCCTCCTTTCCCTCAACCTGCGCCTCAATTGCATAGAGGACGAAGGCGGCCAGGCACTTGCCCACGCCTTGCAGACCAACAAGTGCCTCACCACGCTGCACCTTGGCGGCAACGAGCTGTCGGAGCCCACGGCCACGCTGCTCTCCCAGGTGCTGTCCGTCAACACCACGCTCACCAGCATCAACCTGTCCTGCAACCACATAGGACTG GATGGTGGGAAGCAGCTCTTGGAAGGCATGTCAGACAACAGGACTCTGCTGGAGTTTGACTTGCGCCTGTCTGATGTGGCCCAGGAGAGCGAGTACCTCATTGGACAGGCTCTCTGTGCCAATCGTGAAGCAGCCCGCCAGAGGGGCTTGAATGCCAGCCACTTCATGTCCCCACTCACTGCCAAGGGCCCTGAGAACCCTTCAAGATAA